Proteins encoded in a region of the Streptomyces sp. NBC_01471 genome:
- a CDS encoding immune inhibitor A domain-containing protein codes for MAIAATTATASAYATAQADTKAPTGSAASKKIDRRDPATQLKGQKHNLDGPFSKQQNKERQSALQQVISGHKKVQSHGGSKVVRLDDKKYVELGREKTDKIFTVLVQFGDTVDNTTMYDPDGPDGPQPPVKKYGGTPGPAHNEIAQPDRKKDNSTAWQADYNRQHFQDLYFGTGKGKDSLKSYYEKTSSGRYSVDGEVADWVTVPYNEARYGSNYCGSSICANAGDLVRDGVTAWAKAQKAAGKTDAEIKATLASYDQWDRYDYDGDGNFNEPDGYIDHFQIVHAGEDESAGGGAEGPDALWAHRSYVYGTDTGKTGPADNKSGGTPIGDTGIWVGDYTMQPENGGLGVFAHEYAHDLGLPDEYDTTNTAENGVGFWSLMSAGSWLSTGDNAIGNKPGDMSAWDKLQLGWLDYDTAKAAKKSTHKLGVSEYNTENKQALVVSLPDKPVTTTIAKPAEGSKQWWSGMGDNLSNTLTRSVDLTGKSKASLDLSGWWDIEKDYDFLYAEVSTDGGANWTAVDGKADGAQIPRDGGDKPALTGSSAAYKSLSYPLDAYAGKKIDLRFRYSSDGGVSGKGFAADKISVNADGAPLFTDNAETDDAGWTAKGFSRIGESFTKNYPQYYIAENRQYVSYDQTLKTGPYNFGFSKTRPDWVEYYPYQRGLMIWQWDTSQPDNNVSAHPGQGLILPVDSHAKPLKWADGTVMRNKIQPFDAPFSWYPTPVLTLHNADVAKRILPQLGRPAFDDHQGTYWYKDNETGSVKVTDTNTRISILKQPLDGSTITVQVGASHR; via the coding sequence GTGGCCATCGCCGCGACCACCGCCACCGCTTCGGCGTACGCCACCGCCCAGGCCGACACCAAGGCCCCCACGGGCAGCGCTGCTTCGAAGAAGATCGACCGCCGTGACCCGGCGACGCAGCTCAAGGGCCAGAAGCACAATCTGGACGGCCCGTTCAGCAAGCAGCAGAACAAGGAACGCCAGTCGGCTCTGCAGCAGGTCATATCCGGCCACAAGAAGGTGCAGTCGCACGGCGGTTCCAAGGTGGTGCGCCTCGACGACAAGAAGTACGTCGAGCTCGGCCGCGAGAAGACCGACAAGATATTCACGGTCCTGGTGCAGTTCGGCGACACGGTCGACAACACCACCATGTACGACCCGGACGGCCCCGACGGGCCGCAGCCGCCGGTGAAGAAGTACGGCGGCACGCCCGGTCCCGCGCACAACGAGATCGCTCAGCCGGACCGCAAGAAGGACAACAGCACCGCCTGGCAGGCGGACTACAACCGCCAGCACTTCCAGGACCTCTACTTCGGTACCGGCAAGGGCAAGGACTCGCTCAAGTCGTACTACGAGAAGACCTCGTCCGGCCGTTACTCCGTCGACGGCGAGGTCGCCGACTGGGTCACCGTCCCGTACAACGAGGCCCGTTACGGCTCCAACTACTGCGGCTCCAGCATCTGTGCCAACGCCGGTGACCTGGTCCGCGACGGCGTCACCGCGTGGGCGAAGGCCCAGAAGGCGGCCGGCAAGACCGACGCCGAGATCAAGGCGACCCTGGCGAGTTACGACCAGTGGGACCGCTACGACTACGACGGCGACGGCAACTTCAACGAGCCCGACGGCTACATCGACCACTTCCAGATCGTGCACGCCGGCGAGGACGAGTCCGCCGGCGGCGGCGCCGAGGGCCCGGACGCGCTCTGGGCGCACCGCTCCTACGTGTACGGCACGGACACCGGCAAGACGGGTCCGGCCGACAACAAGTCCGGCGGCACGCCGATCGGCGACACCGGTATCTGGGTCGGCGACTACACCATGCAGCCCGAGAACGGCGGCCTCGGCGTCTTCGCCCACGAGTACGCCCACGACCTGGGGCTCCCGGACGAGTACGACACCACCAACACCGCTGAGAACGGCGTCGGTTTCTGGTCGCTGATGTCGGCGGGCTCCTGGCTGAGCACCGGGGACAACGCCATCGGCAACAAGCCGGGCGATATGTCCGCGTGGGACAAGCTCCAACTGGGCTGGCTGGACTACGACACGGCCAAGGCCGCGAAGAAGTCGACCCACAAGCTCGGCGTCTCGGAGTACAACACCGAGAACAAGCAGGCGCTCGTCGTCTCCCTGCCGGACAAGCCGGTCACCACGACGATCGCCAAACCGGCCGAGGGCAGCAAGCAGTGGTGGAGCGGGATGGGTGACAACCTCTCCAACACCCTGACCCGGTCGGTCGACCTGACCGGCAAGTCCAAGGCCTCGCTGGACCTTTCGGGCTGGTGGGACATCGAGAAGGACTACGACTTCCTCTACGCAGAGGTCTCGACGGACGGCGGCGCCAACTGGACCGCCGTCGACGGCAAGGCCGACGGCGCGCAGATCCCGCGCGACGGTGGCGACAAGCCCGCGCTGACCGGCTCGTCCGCCGCGTACAAGAGCCTCTCGTACCCGCTGGACGCCTACGCGGGCAAGAAGATCGACCTCCGCTTCCGCTACTCGTCCGACGGCGGTGTCTCGGGCAAGGGCTTCGCGGCCGACAAGATCTCGGTGAACGCCGACGGTGCCCCGCTCTTCACTGACAACGCCGAGACGGACGACGCGGGTTGGACCGCGAAGGGCTTCTCGCGCATCGGTGAGTCCTTCACCAAGAACTACCCGCAGTACTACATCGCCGAGAACCGCCAGTACGTGTCGTACGACCAGACGCTGAAGACGGGCCCGTACAACTTCGGCTTCTCGAAGACCCGTCCGGACTGGGTGGAGTACTACCCGTACCAGCGCGGCCTGATGATCTGGCAGTGGGACACCTCGCAGCCGGACAACAACGTCAGCGCGCACCCGGGTCAGGGCCTGATCCTGCCGGTCGACTCGCACGCCAAGCCGCTGAAGTGGGCGGACGGCACGGTCATGCGGAACAAGATCCAGCCCTTCGACGCGCCGTTCAGCTGGTACCCGACACCCGTGCTCACGCTGCACAACGCGGACGTCGCCAAGCGGATCCTGCCGCAGCTCGGGCGGCCGGCCTTCGATGATCACCAGGGTACGTACTGGTACAAGGACAATGAGACCGGAAGTGTCAAGGTAACTGACACCAACACCCGGATCTCGATCCTGAAGCAGCCGCTGGACGGCTCGACGATCACGGTCCAGGTCGGCGCCTCGCACCGCTGA
- a CDS encoding gas vesicle protein yields the protein MQGSSKPVPWQGPEATAPIGVPLVDLLDRVLGTGVVISGDLVIAIADVPLVRLSLHALLASVSERVPAPWADSGPL from the coding sequence ATGCAGGGCAGCAGTAAACCCGTCCCGTGGCAGGGCCCGGAGGCCACGGCCCCCATCGGGGTCCCGCTCGTCGATCTCCTCGACAGGGTGCTCGGCACCGGCGTCGTCATCAGCGGAGACCTGGTGATCGCCATCGCCGACGTCCCGCTGGTCCGGCTCTCGCTGCACGCCCTCCTGGCATCCGTCAGCGAACGGGTCCCCGCGCCGTGGGCCGACAGCGGGCCGCTGTGA
- the clpS gene encoding ATP-dependent Clp protease adapter ClpS, protein MGGVSVAPVEIERPESAEETFAVPEPDVPWVTLVHNDPVNLMSYVAYVFQSYFGYSKAKAHKLMLDVHQKGRAVVSSGSREEMERDVQAMHGYGLWATLTQDRN, encoded by the coding sequence ATGGGTGGCGTGAGTGTCGCCCCTGTAGAGATCGAACGTCCCGAATCGGCCGAGGAGACCTTCGCGGTCCCCGAGCCCGACGTCCCGTGGGTGACGCTCGTCCACAACGACCCGGTCAACCTGATGAGCTATGTCGCCTACGTCTTCCAGAGCTACTTCGGCTACTCGAAGGCGAAGGCGCACAAGCTGATGCTCGACGTGCACCAGAAGGGCCGGGCCGTGGTCTCCAGCGGCAGCCGCGAGGAAATGGAACGCGACGTGCAGGCGATGCATGGATACGGCCTGTGGGCCACTCTCACCCAGGACCGCAACTGA
- a CDS encoding FAD-binding oxidoreductase codes for MNDLLERLRTGLPAEALISDPDVMASYAKDTAGFCDAGAPAAVVLPRTTEQVQHVMRTATALRTPVVPQGARTGLSGAANAIDGCIVLSLIKMDRILEISPVDRIAVVEPGVVNAVISRAAAEQGLYYPPDPSSWETCTIGGNIGTASGGLCCVKYGVTAEYVLGLEVVLADGRLLTTGRRTAKGVAGYDLTRLFVGSEGTLGVVVKAVLALKPAPPRQLALAAEFSSAAAACDAICRIMERGHTPSLLELMDRTTIRAVNAMAQMGLPETTEALLLAAFDTADPAADLTAVGELCAAAGATEIVPAEDEAESELLLQARRLSLTALENVKSATMIDDVCVPRSKLGAMLEGTAVIAEKYGLTIGVCAHAGDGNTHPVVCFDHDDPEESQRARESFDEIMGLGLELGGTITGEHGVGVLKKEWLARELGPLGVEMQRGVKQAFDPLGLLNPGKLF; via the coding sequence ATGAATGATCTGCTCGAACGCCTGCGCACCGGACTCCCGGCCGAAGCCCTGATCAGCGACCCGGACGTGATGGCCTCGTACGCCAAGGACACGGCCGGCTTCTGCGACGCCGGAGCCCCCGCCGCCGTCGTCCTGCCGCGCACCACGGAGCAGGTCCAGCACGTCATGCGCACGGCGACGGCCCTCCGTACGCCCGTCGTCCCACAGGGCGCCCGCACCGGTCTCTCCGGCGCAGCCAACGCCATCGACGGCTGCATCGTGCTGTCCCTCATCAAGATGGACCGGATCCTGGAGATCAGCCCGGTCGACCGGATCGCCGTCGTCGAACCGGGCGTCGTCAACGCCGTGATCTCCCGCGCCGCCGCCGAGCAGGGGCTGTACTACCCGCCGGACCCCTCCAGCTGGGAGACCTGCACCATCGGCGGGAACATCGGCACGGCGTCGGGCGGCCTGTGCTGCGTGAAGTACGGGGTGACCGCCGAGTACGTACTCGGTCTCGAAGTCGTGCTCGCCGACGGGCGGCTCCTGACCACCGGCCGCCGCACCGCCAAGGGCGTCGCCGGGTACGACCTGACCCGTCTCTTCGTCGGATCCGAGGGCACCCTCGGGGTGGTCGTGAAGGCCGTCCTCGCGCTGAAGCCCGCCCCGCCGCGCCAGCTCGCCCTGGCCGCCGAGTTCTCGTCGGCCGCTGCCGCCTGCGACGCGATCTGCCGGATCATGGAGCGCGGTCACACCCCCTCACTCCTCGAACTCATGGACCGTACAACCATCCGCGCGGTCAACGCGATGGCACAGATGGGCCTCCCGGAGACCACCGAGGCCCTGCTGCTCGCCGCCTTCGACACCGCGGACCCGGCGGCCGACCTGACCGCGGTCGGCGAGCTGTGCGCGGCGGCGGGAGCCACCGAGATCGTCCCCGCCGAGGACGAGGCCGAGTCCGAACTGCTCCTCCAGGCGCGCAGGTTGTCCCTCACCGCGCTGGAGAACGTCAAGTCCGCGACGATGATCGACGACGTGTGCGTACCGCGTTCGAAGCTCGGCGCGATGCTCGAAGGCACCGCGGTCATCGCCGAGAAGTACGGCCTCACCATCGGTGTCTGCGCCCACGCCGGTGACGGGAACACCCACCCCGTCGTCTGCTTCGACCACGACGACCCCGAGGAGTCGCAGCGGGCGCGTGAGTCCTTCGACGAGATCATGGGGCTCGGACTGGAACTGGGCGGCACGATCACCGGCGAACACGGCGTGGGCGTACTCAAGAAGGAGTGGCTGGCGCGCGAACTGGGGCCGCTGGGCGTCGAGATGCAGCGCGGCGTCAAGCAGGCCTTCGACCCACTGGGCCTGCTCAACCCCGGCAAACTCTTCTGA
- a CDS encoding nicotinate phosphoribosyltransferase: MNVADLGLPVHVPSTALFTDQYELTMLQAALKAGTADRRSVFEVFTRRLPEGRRYGVVAGTGRVLDAVENFRFDEDQLRFLSEQKIVDAPTAEWLASYRFSGDIWGYPEGEVYFPGSPVLRVEGSFAECVLLETVILSILNHDSAIAAAASRMNAAAGGRPLIEMGARRTHELAAVASARAAYVGGFSTTSDLAAGFRYGIPTVGTSAHAFTLLHDDERQAFTAQVASLGGDTTLLVDTYDVAEAVRTAVEVAGPGLGAVRIDSGDLLLVAHKVRQQLDAMGATRTKIVVTSDLDEYAIASLAAAPVDAYGVGTQLVTGSGHPTCSMVYKLVARATSADPQAPLQPVAKKSLGAKTSRGGRKWAARRTDADGIAEAEVIGTGQVPPELQDRQLLVELVKGGEVVERESLDTVRERHLAIRATLPMSAFQLSRGEPVIPTEYA, from the coding sequence GTGAACGTTGCGGACCTTGGCCTGCCGGTACATGTGCCGTCGACAGCGCTCTTCACGGACCAGTACGAGCTCACGATGCTCCAGGCCGCCCTGAAGGCCGGTACCGCCGACCGCAGGTCGGTCTTCGAGGTCTTCACCCGGCGGCTGCCCGAGGGCCGCCGGTACGGAGTCGTGGCGGGCACCGGGCGCGTCCTGGACGCCGTCGAGAACTTCCGCTTCGACGAGGACCAGCTCCGGTTCCTGAGCGAGCAGAAGATCGTCGACGCTCCCACCGCCGAATGGCTCGCCTCCTACCGCTTCAGCGGCGACATCTGGGGCTACCCGGAGGGCGAGGTGTACTTCCCGGGCTCGCCGGTCCTGCGGGTCGAGGGCTCCTTCGCGGAGTGCGTCCTCCTGGAGACCGTGATCCTCTCGATCCTCAACCACGACTCGGCCATCGCGGCTGCGGCCTCCCGGATGAACGCGGCGGCCGGCGGCCGCCCGCTGATCGAGATGGGCGCCCGGCGCACCCACGAGCTGGCGGCCGTCGCATCGGCCCGCGCCGCGTACGTCGGCGGTTTCTCCACCACGTCGGACCTGGCGGCCGGATTCCGGTACGGCATCCCCACCGTGGGCACCAGCGCCCACGCCTTCACGCTGCTCCACGACGACGAGCGGCAGGCGTTCACCGCCCAGGTCGCCTCGCTGGGCGGTGACACCACCCTGCTGGTCGACACCTACGACGTGGCCGAGGCGGTCCGCACCGCCGTCGAGGTGGCCGGGCCCGGGCTGGGCGCGGTGCGCATCGACTCCGGGGACCTGCTGCTCGTCGCGCACAAGGTCCGCCAGCAGCTGGACGCGATGGGCGCGACGAGGACGAAGATCGTGGTCACGTCCGACCTGGACGAGTACGCCATCGCCTCACTGGCCGCCGCGCCCGTCGACGCGTACGGGGTCGGCACCCAGCTCGTCACCGGCAGCGGCCACCCCACCTGCTCGATGGTCTACAAGCTGGTGGCCCGCGCCACGTCCGCCGACCCGCAGGCCCCGCTCCAGCCGGTGGCGAAGAAGTCGCTGGGCGCCAAGACCTCGCGCGGCGGCCGCAAGTGGGCCGCGCGCAGGACCGACGCCGACGGGATCGCCGAGGCCGAGGTGATCGGCACCGGCCAGGTGCCCCCGGAGCTTCAGGACCGGCAGCTCCTGGTGGAGCTGGTCAAGGGCGGTGAGGTCGTCGAGCGGGAGTCGCTGGACACGGTGCGCGAGCGCCACCTCGCCATCCGGGCCACCCTCCCCATGTCGGCCTTCCAGCTCTCCCGGGGCGAGCCGGTCATCCCCACCGAGTACGCGTGA
- a CDS encoding GvpL/GvpF family gas vesicle protein, producing the protein MTMPPHCPPGPPGTAGAPATYVFAVCGPDRPAHPGSAAGHPGGGPLRFLAVGALRAVVQDVPADAFSESALRERLTDPAELERCARAHHDVVTAAAAGGPVVPLPLATLYLGDERAAAALAENQERFRTVLDRTAGRAEWAVKVYLAQPAAVTAPPAAPAGTPPPGTDPGPGRETGRAYLNRLRGLRQQREARQDSALAAAEQVDSAVRQLAAGSVRRRPHGPEATGQGRTQVMNAAYLIAEESSGHLASTIGQLRSTPGFDGIEIEVSGPWAPYSFTDGGVHAGQQ; encoded by the coding sequence ATGACCATGCCCCCGCACTGCCCGCCCGGGCCGCCCGGCACCGCGGGCGCCCCCGCCACCTACGTCTTCGCCGTCTGCGGGCCGGACCGTCCCGCGCATCCGGGGTCCGCCGCCGGACACCCGGGGGGCGGGCCCCTGCGCTTCCTGGCCGTCGGCGCACTGCGGGCCGTGGTCCAGGACGTACCGGCGGACGCCTTCTCCGAGAGCGCCCTGCGGGAACGGCTCACCGACCCCGCCGAGCTCGAACGCTGTGCGCGGGCCCACCACGACGTCGTCACCGCCGCCGCGGCCGGCGGCCCGGTGGTCCCGCTCCCGCTGGCCACGCTCTATCTCGGCGACGAGCGCGCCGCCGCCGCCCTCGCGGAGAACCAGGAACGGTTCCGTACGGTGCTCGACCGCACCGCGGGGCGGGCCGAGTGGGCCGTCAAGGTCTACCTGGCGCAGCCCGCGGCCGTGACCGCGCCCCCGGCCGCACCCGCCGGAACACCCCCGCCGGGAACGGACCCCGGACCCGGGCGCGAAACGGGCCGCGCCTACCTGAACCGCCTGCGGGGCCTGCGGCAGCAGCGGGAAGCACGCCAGGACAGCGCGCTGGCCGCGGCCGAGCAGGTCGACAGCGCCGTACGCCAGCTGGCGGCCGGCTCGGTCCGGCGCCGCCCGCACGGCCCCGAGGCCACGGGCCAGGGCCGCACGCAGGTCATGAACGCGGCCTATCTGATCGCCGAGGAGAGCAGCGGTCACCTGGCGAGCACGATCGGGCAGCTCCGCTCCACCCCGGGTTTCGACGGCATCGAGATCGAGGTCTCGGGGCCGTGGGCCCCCTATTCGTTCACGGACGGAGGCGTTCATGCAGGGCAGCAGTAA
- a CDS encoding SsgA family sporulation/cell division regulator: MNTVVERELELKLVLSPERSIPVPARLSYSTGDPYAVHVSFHIASDTPVNWSFARELMVEGVFRPCGHGDVRIWPTRVNSKSVVCIALSSPDGSALLEAPTAQVSAWLERTLRAVPPGSESAHLGIDDGLAELLTPLPADDLWMRDPWPSDESDDDAR; the protein is encoded by the coding sequence ATGAACACCGTGGTGGAACGTGAACTGGAGCTCAAGCTGGTGCTGTCGCCCGAGCGCAGCATCCCTGTCCCTGCCCGGCTTTCCTACAGCACGGGCGATCCCTATGCCGTGCACGTCAGTTTCCACATCGCCTCGGACACCCCCGTGAACTGGTCCTTCGCCCGTGAACTGATGGTCGAGGGGGTGTTCAGGCCGTGCGGTCACGGGGACGTACGGATCTGGCCCACGAGGGTGAACTCGAAGAGCGTCGTCTGTATCGCGCTCTCCTCACCCGACGGGAGCGCCCTTCTGGAGGCGCCGACCGCGCAGGTCTCCGCCTGGCTGGAGCGGACCCTGCGGGCCGTGCCACCCGGCTCGGAGAGCGCGCACCTGGGCATCGACGACGGCCTGGCGGAGCTGCTCACCCCGCTGCCGGCGGACGATCTGTGGATGCGCGACCCCTGGCCCTCGGACGAGTCCGACGACGACGCCCGGTGA
- a CDS encoding RDD family protein, which produces MSAPTPATGDGSPTPGYYPDPSIPGYVRYWNGASWVPGTSRPAPADDSQAMPVPPGGAASAPAAPLPAVRRPSDASVVPQAEQTGPVFFDEEPEYDSRQEPASVWQADASRQGGFGGERDRRVSWGGPDPRTPAEAPARPDGAAQPEPGGPVPEPRRAALPAGQEASRPALPTGRQDPPPDSTVTLRALRPGNGPGSEAEGAAGGREGGDAARTSRADGTMSIRAVRPQSQQPQPQLQPQPQPQFQSPPHVPQQAQSVQPQQSVQPQPVQPHPGQPPQPYPEAANPQAPSWPQQVQQLARSGEGADQERLPPWKPPVEDPFQAAARVQAAARPAALGKRFAARLIDTVVLGAVVGAVAVPFLTKAADHITGKIDEAKLSGTTVTVWLLDGTTAGCLGAVIGVFLVLGLLYEALPTAKWGRTLGKKLLRVQVRDMESYDPPSFRGAVVRWLLYGVLGMLVVGFVNVLWCLFDRPWRQCLHDKAAGTFVAAG; this is translated from the coding sequence ATGAGCGCCCCAACCCCGGCAACCGGCGACGGCAGCCCCACGCCTGGCTACTACCCAGATCCATCGATTCCCGGATATGTGCGGTACTGGAACGGTGCTTCCTGGGTGCCGGGTACGAGCCGTCCGGCCCCCGCCGACGACAGCCAGGCCATGCCGGTACCGCCCGGCGGCGCGGCATCCGCCCCCGCCGCGCCGCTGCCCGCCGTGCGCAGACCGTCCGACGCGTCCGTGGTGCCGCAGGCGGAGCAGACCGGACCGGTCTTCTTCGACGAGGAGCCGGAGTACGACAGCCGGCAGGAACCCGCGTCCGTCTGGCAGGCCGACGCCTCCCGCCAGGGCGGCTTCGGCGGCGAGCGCGACCGCCGGGTCTCCTGGGGCGGCCCGGACCCCCGCACCCCGGCCGAGGCCCCGGCCCGGCCCGACGGCGCCGCGCAGCCGGAGCCCGGCGGTCCGGTCCCCGAGCCGCGCCGCGCCGCGCTGCCCGCCGGCCAGGAGGCCTCCCGGCCCGCCCTGCCCACGGGCCGTCAGGACCCGCCGCCCGACAGCACGGTCACCCTGCGCGCGCTGCGTCCGGGAAACGGGCCCGGCAGCGAGGCCGAGGGTGCGGCGGGCGGACGCGAGGGTGGCGACGCGGCCCGTACGAGCAGGGCGGACGGCACGATGTCCATCCGTGCCGTACGCCCGCAGTCCCAGCAGCCGCAGCCGCAACTCCAGCCCCAGCCCCAGCCGCAGTTCCAGTCTCCGCCGCACGTCCCGCAGCAGGCCCAGTCCGTGCAGCCCCAGCAGTCGGTACAGCCCCAGCCGGTACAGCCTCATCCCGGCCAGCCCCCGCAGCCGTATCCGGAAGCGGCCAATCCGCAGGCACCTTCCTGGCCGCAGCAGGTGCAGCAGCTCGCCCGGTCCGGCGAGGGAGCCGACCAGGAGCGGCTGCCGCCGTGGAAGCCCCCGGTCGAGGACCCGTTCCAGGCAGCCGCCCGTGTCCAGGCCGCCGCCCGTCCGGCGGCCCTCGGCAAGCGGTTCGCCGCCCGGCTGATCGACACCGTCGTCCTGGGAGCGGTGGTCGGAGCGGTCGCCGTGCCGTTCCTGACGAAGGCCGCCGACCACATCACCGGCAAGATCGACGAGGCCAAGCTCTCCGGGACCACCGTCACGGTCTGGCTGCTCGACGGGACCACGGCCGGCTGCCTGGGCGCCGTCATCGGGGTGTTCCTCGTCCTGGGCCTGCTGTACGAGGCCCTGCCGACCGCCAAGTGGGGCCGGACCCTCGGCAAGAAGCTCCTCCGGGTCCAGGTCCGCGACATGGAGTCCTACGATCCGCCGTCCTTCCGGGGTGCGGTCGTCCGATGGCTGCTGTACGGGGTGCTCGGGATGCTGGTGGTGGGCTTCGTCAACGTGCTCTGGTGTCTCTTCGACCGCCCCTGGCGGCAGTGTCTGCACGACAAGGCCGCAGGGACGTTCGTGGCAGCGGGCTGA
- a CDS encoding RDD family protein — protein sequence MSTDQPPPGEPPEDDPFRKRPQDDYPPPPPGGGSPYDSAPPPPPPPGGGGPYGGGTPPPYDPNAYGGGSAYGGDQPLAGMPPLAPSGKRVLARIIDIVIVAVVVWLISLIFGGLRYNTDHMNYGRSVGQSVIAAVLYIGYDTFMTVKRNGQTVGKGLLGLRCANLNDGTTPTTQAALVRAAVLWLPAVFCCACVWTAICGGWSFFDKPYKQGLHDKAAKTVVVAMTP from the coding sequence ATGAGCACCGATCAGCCGCCGCCCGGAGAGCCCCCCGAGGACGACCCGTTCCGCAAAAGGCCGCAGGACGACTACCCGCCGCCCCCGCCGGGCGGCGGCAGCCCGTACGACAGCGCGCCGCCCCCGCCTCCGCCCCCGGGCGGCGGCGGTCCGTACGGTGGCGGCACACCCCCGCCGTACGATCCGAACGCCTACGGCGGCGGCAGCGCGTACGGCGGTGACCAGCCCCTCGCCGGGATGCCGCCCCTCGCACCCAGCGGCAAGCGGGTGCTGGCCCGCATCATCGACATCGTGATCGTCGCCGTCGTCGTCTGGCTGATCTCACTGATCTTCGGCGGGCTGAGGTACAACACGGACCACATGAACTACGGCCGGTCGGTCGGCCAGAGCGTGATCGCGGCGGTCCTCTACATCGGCTACGACACGTTCATGACGGTCAAGCGCAACGGGCAGACCGTGGGCAAGGGGCTGCTGGGCCTGCGGTGCGCCAACCTGAACGACGGCACCACGCCGACCACGCAGGCGGCACTCGTCCGGGCCGCCGTGCTGTGGCTGCCCGCGGTGTTCTGCTGCGCCTGTGTGTGGACCGCGATCTGCGGTGGCTGGAGCTTCTTCGACAAGCCGTACAAGCAGGGGCTGCACGACAAGGCGGCGAAGACCGTGGTGGTGGCGATGACCCCGTAG
- a CDS encoding isochorismatase family protein, with protein MHRALIVVDVQNDFCAGGSLAVAGGADAAAAITDLIGQSTACYRHVVATRDHHVNPGNHFSRNPDFVHSWPPHCVAGTEGVGFHPNFAPAVASGAISAVFDKGAYAAAYSGFEGLDENGVPLADWLRAREIEAVDVVGIATDHCVRATALDAVRAGFGTHVLLDLTAGVAAATTDRAVEEMRAAGVELTGKPAV; from the coding sequence ATGCACCGCGCCCTGATCGTCGTCGACGTACAGAACGACTTCTGCGCGGGCGGAAGCCTCGCGGTCGCGGGAGGTGCCGATGCCGCCGCCGCCATCACCGACCTGATCGGCCAGTCCACAGCCTGTTACCGGCATGTGGTGGCCACCCGTGACCACCATGTGAACCCGGGCAACCACTTCTCCCGGAACCCGGACTTCGTCCACTCCTGGCCGCCGCACTGCGTCGCCGGTACGGAAGGGGTCGGGTTCCACCCGAACTTCGCACCCGCCGTGGCGTCCGGCGCGATCAGCGCCGTCTTCGACAAGGGCGCCTACGCGGCGGCGTACAGCGGCTTCGAGGGCCTGGACGAGAACGGCGTACCGCTGGCCGACTGGCTGCGTGCCCGGGAGATCGAGGCGGTCGACGTGGTCGGTATCGCCACGGACCACTGCGTGCGGGCGACGGCGCTCGACGCGGTGCGGGCCGGGTTCGGCACGCATGTGCTGCTGGACCTGACGGCCGGGGTGGCCGCGGCGACGACGGACCGGGCGGTGGAGGAGATGCGGGCGGCCGGCGTGGAGCTGACCGGCAAGCCGGCGGTGTGA
- a CDS encoding gas vesicle protein K gives MSGARVDIDPESAGRDLASLVLTVVELLRQLIERQAIRRFDSGALTEEQEERVGTTLMLLDERMTELCEHHGLRREDLNLDLGPLGTLLSHESR, from the coding sequence GTGAGCGGCGCCCGGGTCGACATCGACCCCGAGAGCGCGGGCCGCGATCTGGCGTCGCTCGTCCTGACCGTCGTCGAACTGCTCAGACAGCTGATCGAGCGCCAGGCGATCCGCCGGTTCGACAGCGGCGCCCTGACCGAGGAGCAGGAAGAACGTGTGGGGACCACACTGATGCTCCTCGACGAGCGGATGACGGAACTCTGCGAACACCACGGGCTGCGCCGCGAAGACCTCAATCTGGACCTCGGCCCGCTCGGCACCCTGCTCTCCCACGAGTCGCGCTGA